The following coding sequences lie in one Sesamum indicum cultivar Zhongzhi No. 13 linkage group LG9, S_indicum_v1.0, whole genome shotgun sequence genomic window:
- the LOC105170822 gene encoding uncharacterized protein LOC105170822, producing MAHFLIVAILTFLSVTRAEDRAHGLENQSPAVLPPEAYTFFNPKTQQSKNSQCISSDCSLLPLAATLQSTARKSASPSGRGLGAGGIAGISLGFVFACLITAGVYYVVIKQQANKRIESPQQLAEV from the coding sequence ATGGCCCATTTCTTGATAGTAGCCATTCTTACCTTCCTCTCTGTTACCAGGGCTGAAGATCGAGCTCATGGACTGGAGAATCAAAGCCCAGCAGTGCTCCCCCCAGAAGCATACACGTTCTTCAACCCCAAAACACAACAGAGCAAGAACAGCCAGTGCATTTCCTCAGATTGCTCGTTGCTGCCTCTAGCTGCCACCTTGCAGTCTACAGCCCGCAAGAGCGCATCTCCAAGTGGAAGAGGGCTGGGAGCTGGTGGCATTGCTGGGATTTCTTTAGGCTTCGTATTTGCCTGCCTCATCACAGCAGGAGTATATTATGTGGTCATCAAGCAGCAAGCCAACAAGCGGATAGAGAGTCCCCAGCAGCTGGCGGAGGTGTAA
- the LOC105170302 gene encoding protein disulfide isomerase-like 1-4 has translation MAPTRLLLLLALLSLLLFSLLPTPILSDAAADDDEDLNFLEELESDDIGSSHQHHHSDAEYSDNDGEEDENYDDFEVPSDFNHQDEEDEVATFDEKDVIVLMDGNFSDFVDENKYVMVEFYAPWCGHCKALAPEYAAAATELKGENVKLAKVDATEENELAEKYEVQGFPTLYFFVDGEHKPYSGQRTKDAIVTWIKKKIGPGVSNITTTEDAERILTSENKVILGFLDSLVGPDSEELAAASKLDNDVNFYQTANPNVAKMFHLEADVKRPALVLLKKEAEKVTHFDGQFKKSVIAEFVSANKLPLVVTFSRENAPLIFESTIKKQLLLFATSNDSQGALQTFQEAAKLFKGKLIFVYVQVDNEDVGKPVADYFGVAGDSPKVLGYAANDETKKYILDGEVTHEKIKAFGEAFLEDKLKPFYKSDPVPVTNDGDVKIIVGNNFDDIVLDESKDVLLEIYAPWCGHCQALEPTYNKLAKHLRGIESLVIAKMDGTTNEHPRAKADGFPTILFFSKTVVFLIITVDTDRTVVAFYKFLKKHASIPFKLQKAGSSPMSEDSHTKEGIKSSTSDVKDEL, from the exons ATGGCGCCGACTCGACTCCTTCTCCTACTTGCGCTTCTCTCGCtccttctcttctctctcctcCCCACCCCCATTCTCTCCGACGCCGCTGCTGACGACGACGAAGACCTCAACTTCCTCGAGGAGCTCGAATCCGACGATATAGGGTCCAGCCACCAACACCACCACTCCGATGCCGAATACTCTGATAATGACGGTGAGGAAGACGAGAACTACGATGACTTCGAGGTTCCATCGGACTTTAACCACCAAGACGAGGAGGATGAAGTCGCCACATTTGATGAGAAGGATGTAATAGTCTTGATGGACGGTAATTTTAGCGATTTCGTTGACGAGAATAAGTATGTCATGGTGGAGTTTTACGCCCCGTGGTGTGGGCACTGCAAGGCCCTGGCGCCGGAGTATGCAGCAGCCGCCACTGAGCTGAAGGGGGAGAATGTGAAGCTCGCCAAGGTGGACGCCACGGAGGAGAATGAACTGGCTGAGAAGTACGAAGTTCAGGGGTTTCCTACTTTGTACTTCTTTGTTGATGGGGAGCATAAACCTTACTCTGGTCAACGTACCAA GGATGCAATTGTAACCTGgattaagaagaaaattggACCTGGGGTATCTAACATAACAACCACCGAGGATGCAGAGCGTATATTAACATCTGAGAATAAGGTCATCTTGGGCTTCCTTGACTCATTGGTG GGTCCTGATAGTGAAGAGCTCGCTGCTGCATCAAAGCTTGACAATGACGTTAACTTTTACCAAACTGCAAATCCCAATGTGGCTAAGATGTTTCACTTGGAGGCTGATGTGAAACGCCCTGCTTTGGTCTTGCTAAAGAAAGAGGCAGAGAAAGTGACCCATTTTG ATGGGCAGTTCAAAAAGTCTGTAATAGCTGAGTTTGTTTCTGCCAACAAGCTTCCCCTAGTGGTCACTTTTAGCAGAGAAAATGCACCGCTTATATTTGAAAGCACAATAAAGAAGCAG CTTTTGCTCTTTGCCACATCGAATGACTCACAAGGAGCACTTCAAACATTTCAAGAAGCTGCAAAGCTTTTCAAGGGAAAG CTTATATTCGTATATGTGCAAGTTGACAATGAAGACGTAGGAAAGCCTGTGGCGGATTACTTTGGAGTGGCTGGAGATTCTCCAAAA GTTTTGGGCTATGCAGCAAATGATGAAACTAAGAAATATATACTTGATGGGGAAGTTACACATGAGAAAATTAAG GCATTTGGGGAGGCTTTCTTGGAAGACAAGCTCAAGCCATTCTATAAATCAGATCCGGTTCCCGTGACT AATGATGGTGATGTGAAAATAATCGTTGGGaataattttgatgatattGTTTTGGATGAGTCTAAAGATGTCCTTCTTGAG ATATATGCACCGTGGTGCGGCCACTGCCAAGCTCTTGAACCGACATACAACAAGCTTGCCAAGCACTTGCGAGGCATTGAATCTCTTGTAATAGCCAAAATGGATGGAACGACGAATGAACACCCTAGGGCTAAG GCTGACGGGTTCCCCACCATTCTCTTCTTCTCAAAAACCGTAGTCTTCCTTATT ATTACGGTTGACACTGATCGAACAGTGGTAGCATTCTACAAGTTCCTCAAGAAACACGCATCGATCCCTTTTAAACTCCAGAAAGCCGGTTCATCTCCGATGTCCGAGGATTCCCATACCAAAGAAGGCATCAAGAGCTCCACTAGCGACGTTAAGGATGAGCTATGA